Proteins encoded together in one Oncorhynchus mykiss isolate Arlee chromosome 7, USDA_OmykA_1.1, whole genome shotgun sequence window:
- the LOC110512526 gene encoding methyl-CpG-binding domain protein 5 isoform X1 has product MNGGKDCKGGVSEGVGHATPVQVPIGWHRKVDPTNGVLYISPSGSVLSCLDQVKSYLLTDGTCKCGLECPLILPKVFNFDPGAAVKQRTAEDVRADEDVTKLCIHKRKLLAVATLHKTMALPHPALTLTSPGGGTSSTSMAPSHSTNPRAIRNTSHQSPLPNSVVPNCKNPFKMMMAAAAGHRHFPQELGGPPQQLELYPGYPNRQQRLSSEPGPRSSYCSGYGSMLSPGGPGSQLYGPRDGSPLSPSLRSDPLGSPDGFRKNPCGFPGATNSSPIHGANRTPLSPPGMLLHGSPTGTQTSCAMAGRTSTPLSPTATAKSPVMMKKPVCNFPRSPSMDISIRPPFHLNTQPSAPHPGPPSAIPPSCTLQKKQMTSEKDPLGILDPIPSKPSISISQTNSKTNSNFHPSVHSSQVPMMNVNMNNHPPPAIVPLPSNLPLPTVKPGPVGHSHGGHMQRTQHQTSITTSMPPSPVTSPVHMSGPVLGSRMEASPQRSRSSSTSSDHGSFAMPSGPSQGPCGGMKAPPRSPRPAMPINMPSSPSSAKPDSHPLHQYKDLPSQLLVEMSNQNAINTQHNNPGMYPPATSSGPSIAAPHQAQNQKGQNLPGLLGMPLNQIVNQQNAASFPASSLLSAAAKAQLANQNKHGDNSSETGSRGGGPGRVDGNGGSSGVGHPSGPLSGIERPSSSTLNPMLLPNPTMPSIADAAAAGGQSGRAALRDKLMAQQRDRGDPLLRKRKQQPPGPPPPNNSLNHHDSMVFNMLNKSPNMGGGPGPRLPLPSSAEQLRKVARLGGLQTNTSMAQLLQSMSNHNNHHNQHQGPVGPPGPGQMHYSDVAGVMPPGASQQQSLLAQQRMLGQGEGQGMYCRSIDSGGPHSHSPRFPGLMNQIQANSLVNCGPLGPGGQVGLGPGNMPLSHHPNTNPPPLSHPSQHLHPQHQQQHSHLHAALGRTSMSGMTLGNNDGSCGPIISEPGDPSNLVNCSMTSLQPHVINSSSGGTQVFQQRHAQQQQLHQGIQRAMQGLPPGYQGSQQPGFPENNNSSNAHPMACLFQNFQGCLPDNSISVPHSQMISQSGMTSLPESQGMLSHTQFGVSQQEMQQTQGEGLPPGMHGSDRLPSGGVESVDAIYRAVVDAASKGMHVVITTTVSGTTQSSPVPTLSTMTAFTNSVGEPVSINHNLPHSHAAVSHSGHLVAHQEGEQTPTLSQQPRPRQVRAGRPRKHSGQGKSTVSIPEGQGALPEASHQDYFRSPGHGTPRGQWEGETGYSGSLDRGHTAWGGEEFLECSTHVRSSPCMERPGSLAPAPPCPADSSPHEGHHHSLPVPSDKAFLEDGFNRFNNCNRTAVNIVNYKERLDQTVERCAHMNGGGVGPPQVQFSLRGYGVSDPLGPPRQGDLTGDDQSPSSSTSLEGPLVKEYVGHYNGHFNGGCVPSPSDTKSLSSEEDLRQPDSPSSEMLHYRPRTFNMGDLVWGQGFKGFPSWPGKLSGEEAGHNHHHGSLQLREDSKVRCLQRQVETEKLKTLSHDLEALDRATKRNRKAGKLNNHLEAAIHEAMSELDKMSGTVHQIPSRDRQVKLPKPKRRKISR; this is encoded by the exons ATGAATGGAGGAAAGGACTGTAAGGGAGGGGTCTCAGAGGGGGTGGGGCATGCAACCCCTGTCCAGGTCCCTATTGGCTGGCATCGCAAGGTGGATCCAACTAATGGAGTCCTCTACATCAG TCCCAGTGGCTCGGTGCTGTCCTGTCTAGACCAGGTGAAGAGCTACCTGCTCACAGACGGGACCTGCAAGTGTGGCCTGGAGTGCCCACTCATCCTCCCAAAG GTGTTTAACTTTGATCCGGGGGCTGCCGTTAAACAGAGGACGGCAGAGGACGTGAGGGCAGATGAAGACGTCACCAAGCTGTGTATCCATAAGAGAAAGCTGCTGGCTGTGGCCACTCTACACAAAACTATGGCGCTACCACACCCTGCTCTGACCCTTACCAGTCCTGGTGGAGGTACAA gtTCAACATCAATGGCCCCGTCACATTCCACGAATCCCCGAGCAATACGGAATACATCTCACCAGTCACCGCTACCCAACTCTGTGGTTCCCAACTGCAAGAACCCTTTCAAAATGATGATGGCGGCTGCAGCAGGTCACCGGCACTTTCCCCAAGAGCTAGGAGGTCCACCCCAGCAGCTGGAGCTTTACCCTGGTTATCCCAACAGACAGCAGAGACTGAGCAGTGAGCCTGGGCCCAGGTCTTCGTACTGCTCTGGCTATGGTAGCATGCTGAGTCCAGGGGGCCCCGGCTCCCAGCTCTATGGACCCAGGGACGGGTCACCACTCTCCCCTAGCCTCAGGTCTGATCCTCTGGGGAGCCCAGATGGGTTTAGAAAGAACCCCTGTGGCTTCCCTGGAGCCACCAACTCCAGCCCCATCCACGGGGCCAACAGAACGCCTCTCTCCCCACCAGGGATGCTCCTCCACGGTTCTCCGACTGGGACCCAGACGTCCTGCGCTATGGCAGGAAGGACTAGCACACCCCTCTCCCCTACCGCCACTGCCAAAAGCCCAGTCATGATGAAGAAGCCTGTGTGTAACTTCCCCAGATCCCCCAGTATGGATATTTCCATACGACCACCGTTTCACCTCAATACACAGCCCAGCGCCCCACACCCTGGCCCCCCGTCTGCCATACCTCCCTCCTGTACCCTCCAGAAAAAGCAGATGACCTCTGAAAAGGACCCGTTAGGCATCCTAGACCCCATCCCCAGCAAGCCTAGCATCAGTATCAGCCAGACAAACTCCAAAACAAACTCCAACTTCCACCCTAGTGTCCACTCCTCTCAGGTACCAATGATGAATGTAAACATGAACAACCACCCTCCTCCCGCCATTGTCCCCTTGCCAAGCAacctccctctccccactgtcAAACCCGGCCCAGTGGGCCACAGCCATGGAGGTCACATGCAGAGGACTCAACATCAGACCTCCATAACCACCTCCATGCCCCCCTCTCCCGTCACCTCCCCAGTCCACATGTCAGGCCCTGTCCTGGGCAGCAGGATGGAGGCCTCTCCCCAGCGCTCtcgctcctcctccacctcctcggACCATGGGAGCTTTGCCATGCCCTCAGGCCCCAGTCAGGGTCCGTGTGGCGGGATGAAGGCTCCTCCTCGCTCCCCCCGGCCCGCCATGCCCATTAACATGCCCTCCAGCCCCTCCTCTGCCAAGCCTGACTCACACCCACTTCACCAGTACAAAGACCTACCCAGTCAGCTGCTGGTTGAGATGAGTAACCAGAACGCTATCAACACCCAGCACAACAACCCCGGCATGTACCCCCCTGCCACCTCCTCTGGCCCCTCCATCGCTGCTCCTCACCAGGCCCAGAACCAGAAGGGACAGAACCTCCCAGGACTGTTAGGGATGCCCCTCAACCAGATCGTGAACCAGCAGAATGCTGCGTCCTTCCCCGCCAGCAGCCTACTGTCAGCAGCAGCCAAAGCACAGCTAGCAAATCAAAACAAACACGGTGACAACAGCAGTGAGACTGGCAGTAGAGGTGGAGGCCCAGGTAGGGTTGatggtaatggtggtagtagtggagttGGGCATCCCAGTGGCCCTCTCAGCGGCATAGAGAGGCCCAGTAGCAGCACTTTAAACCCCATGCTTCTCCCTAACCCCACCATGCCCTCCATTGCGGATGCAGCAGCAGCAGGGGGCCAGAGCGGTCGGGCTGCCCTCCGGGACAAGCTCATGGcccagcagagagacagaggagacccCCTGCTCCGTAAGCGCAAGCAGCAGCCGCCAGGCCCACCACCGCCCAACAACTCCCTCAACCACCACGACAGCATGGTCTTCAACATGCTCAACAAGTCTCCTAACATGGGTGGAGGTCCAGGTCCCAGGCTACCACTACCAAGCTCAGCAGAACAGCTGAGGAAAGTGGCCCGGCTTGGGGGCCTACAGACCAACACCTCCATGGCCCAGCTGCTTCAGTCCATGAGCAACCACAACAACCACCATAACCAGCACCAAGGCCCTGTAGGCCCCCCAGGACCTGGTCAGATGCACTACAGCGATGTGGCTGGGGTCATGCCTCCTGGAGCCTCCCAGCAGCAGAGCCTACTGGCCCAACAGAGGATGCTAGGCCAAGGGGAGGGTCAAGGTATGTACTGCCGGAGTATAGACTCTGGAGGCCCTCATTCTCACAGCCCTCGGTTCCCAGGGTTGATGAACCAGATCCAGGCCAATTCGTTGGTGAACTGTGGCCCTCTGGGGCCCGGTGGACAAGTGGGCCTTGGCCCAGGGAACATGCCCCTGAGCCACCatcctaacactaacccaccaccaCTGTCCCACCCAAGTCAACATCTACATCCGCAGCatcagcagcagcacagtcaccTTCACGCTGCGCTGGGAAGGACTAGTATGTCAGGAATGACACTCGGCAACAATGATGGGAGTTGTGGTCCAATCATCTCGGAGCCAG GAGACCCATCTAACCTCGTAAACTGCAGCATGACCAGCCTCCAGCCCCACGTCATCAACAGCTCCAGCGGTGGTACCCAGGTGTTCCAGCAGCGTCATGCCCAGCAGCAGCAGCTTCATCAGGGCATTCAGCGGGCCATGCAGGGCCTCCCTCCTGGCTACCAGGGCTCACAGCAACCTGGCTTCCCTGAAAACAACAACTCCTCCAACGCCCACCCTATGGCCTGCCTGTTCCAGAACTTCCAG GGGTGTTTGCCAGACAACAGCATTTCAGTCCCTCACTCACAGATGATCTCTCAGTCTGgtatgacatcacttcctgagTCTCAGGGGATGCTGTCACACACCCAGTTTGGTGTCAGCCAACAGGAGATGCAACAGACTCAGGGAGAGGGGCTTCCCCCAGGGATGCACGGCTCTGATAGGCTACCCAGCGGAGGGGTGGAGTCTGTAGATGCCATCTACAGGGCTGTGGTGGATGCGGCCAGTAAAGGAATGCATGTAGTCATCACCACCACGGTTAGTGGCACTACCCAGTCCAGCCCGGTACCCACTCTCAGCACCATGACTGCCTTCACTAACTCCGTAGGGGAGCCGGTCAGCATCAACCACAACCTCCCTCACAGCCATGCTGCAGTCAGCCATAGTGGCCACCTGGTGGCGCACCAGGAGGGGGAGCAGACACCGACCCTGAGCCAACAGCCCAGACCCAGGCAGGTCAGAGCAGGACGGCCCCGGAAGCACTCTGGTCAGGGGAAGAGTACTGTTAGCATCCCCGAGGGTCAGGGAGCACTTCCAGAGGCCTCCCACCAGGACTACTTCAGATCCCCAGGCCATGGCACCCCCAGGGGGCAGTGGGAAGGCGAGACTGGGTACTCCGGAAGTCTGGACAGAGGTCACACGGCATGGGGCGGTGAGGAGTTCCTAGAGTGCTCCACTCATGTCCGCAGCAGCCCCTGTATGGAGAGACCTGGGAGTCTTGCTCCTGCACCCCCCTGTCCAGCCGACAGCTCCCCCCACGAAGGTCACCACCACTCTCTCCCCGTCCCCTCAGACAAGGCCTTCCTGGAGGATGGATTCAACCGCTTCAACAACTGCAACCGGACGGCCGTGAACATCGTTAACTACAAAGAGAGGTTGGATCAGACTGTGGAGAGATGCGCCCATATGAACGGAGGTGGCGTCGGACCCCCCCAGGTCCAGTTCTCTCTACGGGGGTACGGTGTGTCTGACCCCCTCGGCCCCCCCAGACAGGGGGACCTAACCGGGGACGACCAGTCTCCCAGCTCCTCCACCAGCCTGGAGGGTCCGTTGGTTAAAGAGTACGTGGGCCACTACAACGGTCACTTCAACGGAGGCTGTGTCCCCAGCCCGTCTGACACCAAGTCCCTGAGCAGCGAGGAGGACCTGAGGCAGCCGGACAGCCCATCGTCAGAGATGCTCCACTATAGACCCAGGACGTTTAACATGGGGGATCTGGTCTGGGGACAGGGCTTTAAAGGGTTCCCATCCTGGCCTGGTAAACTGTCAGGGGAGGAGGCGGGGCACAACCATCACCATGGCAGCCTGCAGCTCAGAGAGGACAGCAAGGTGAGATGTCTTCAGAGACAG GTGGAGACTGAGAAGCTGAAAACACTGTCACATGACCTAGAGGCCCTTGACAGAGCGACCAAGAGGAACAGAAA AGCTGGGAAGTTGAATAATCATTTAGAAGCTGCTATACATGAGGCCATGAGTGAGCTGGACAAGATGTCAGGGACT GTTCATCAGATCCCttccagagacagacaggtgaagCTGCCCAAGCCCAAGAGGAGAAAGATCTCCAGATAA
- the LOC110512526 gene encoding methyl-CpG-binding domain protein 5 isoform X2 yields MNGGKDCKGGVSEGVGHATPVQVPIGWHRKVDPTNGVLYISPSGSVLSCLDQVKSYLLTDGTCKCGLECPLILPKVFNFDPGAAVKQRTAEDVRADEDVTKLCIHKRKLLAVATLHKTMALPHPALTLTSPGGGTSSTSMAPSHSTNPRAIRNTSHQSPLPNSVVPNCKNPFKMMMAAAAGHRHFPQELGGPPQQLELYPGYPNRQQRLSSEPGPRSSYCSGYGSMLSPGGPGSQLYGPRDGSPLSPSLRSDPLGSPDGFRKNPCGFPGATNSSPIHGANRTPLSPPGMLLHGSPTGTQTSCAMAGRTSTPLSPTATAKSPVMMKKPVCNFPRSPSMDISIRPPFHLNTQPSAPHPGPPSAIPPSCTLQKKQMTSEKDPLGILDPIPSKPSISISQTNSKTNSNFHPSVHSSQVPMMNVNMNNHPPPAIVPLPSNLPLPTVKPGPVGHSHGGHMQRTQHQTSITTSMPPSPVTSPVHMSGPVLGSRMEASPQRSRSSSTSSDHGSFAMPSGPSQGPCGGMKAPPRSPRPAMPINMPSSPSSAKPDSHPLHQYKDLPSQLLVEMSNQNAINTQHNNPGMYPPATSSGPSIAAPHQAQNQKGQNLPGLLGMPLNQIVNQQNAASFPASSLLSAAAKAQLANQNKHGDNSSETGSRGGGPGRVDGNGGSSGVGHPSGPLSGIERPSSSTLNPMLLPNPTMPSIADAAAAGGQSGRAALRDKLMAQQRDRGDPLLRKRKQQPPGPPPPNNSLNHHDSMVFNMLNKSPNMGGGPGPRLPLPSSAEQLRKVARLGGLQTNTSMAQLLQSMSNHNNHHNQHQGPVGPPGPGQMHYSDVAGVMPPGASQQQSLLAQQRMLGQGEGQGMYCRSIDSGGPHSHSPRFPGLMNQIQANSLVNCGPLGPGGQVGLGPGNMPLSHHPNTNPPPLSHPSQHLHPQHQQQHSHLHAALGRTSMSGMTLGNNDGSCGPIISEPGDPSNLVNCSMTSLQPHVINSSSGGTQVFQQRHAQQQQLHQGIQRAMQGLPPGYQGSQQPGFPENNNSSNAHPMACLFQNFQGCLPDNSISVPHSQMISQSGMTSLPESQGMLSHTQFGVSQQEMQQTQGEGLPPGMHGSDRLPSGGVESVDAIYRAVVDAASKGMHVVITTTVSGTTQSSPVPTLSTMTAFTNSVGEPVSINHNLPHSHAAVSHSGHLVAHQEGEQTPTLSQQPRPRQVRAGRPRKHSGQGKSTVSIPEGQGALPEASHQDYFRSPGHGTPRGQWEGETGYSGSLDRGHTAWGGEEFLECSTHVRSSPCMERPGSLAPAPPCPADSSPHEGHHHSLPVPSDKAFLEDGFNRFNNCNRTAVNIVNYKERLDQTVERCAHMNGGGVGPPQVQFSLRGYGVSDPLGPPRQGDLTGDDQSPSSSTSLEGPLVKEYVGHYNGHFNGGCVPSPSDTKSLSSEEDLRQPDSPSSEMLHYRPRTFNMGDLVWGQGFKGFPSWPGKLSGEEAGHNHHHGSLQLREDSKVETEKLKTLSHDLEALDRATKRNRKAGKLNNHLEAAIHEAMSELDKMSGTVHQIPSRDRQVKLPKPKRRKISR; encoded by the exons ATGAATGGAGGAAAGGACTGTAAGGGAGGGGTCTCAGAGGGGGTGGGGCATGCAACCCCTGTCCAGGTCCCTATTGGCTGGCATCGCAAGGTGGATCCAACTAATGGAGTCCTCTACATCAG TCCCAGTGGCTCGGTGCTGTCCTGTCTAGACCAGGTGAAGAGCTACCTGCTCACAGACGGGACCTGCAAGTGTGGCCTGGAGTGCCCACTCATCCTCCCAAAG GTGTTTAACTTTGATCCGGGGGCTGCCGTTAAACAGAGGACGGCAGAGGACGTGAGGGCAGATGAAGACGTCACCAAGCTGTGTATCCATAAGAGAAAGCTGCTGGCTGTGGCCACTCTACACAAAACTATGGCGCTACCACACCCTGCTCTGACCCTTACCAGTCCTGGTGGAGGTACAA gtTCAACATCAATGGCCCCGTCACATTCCACGAATCCCCGAGCAATACGGAATACATCTCACCAGTCACCGCTACCCAACTCTGTGGTTCCCAACTGCAAGAACCCTTTCAAAATGATGATGGCGGCTGCAGCAGGTCACCGGCACTTTCCCCAAGAGCTAGGAGGTCCACCCCAGCAGCTGGAGCTTTACCCTGGTTATCCCAACAGACAGCAGAGACTGAGCAGTGAGCCTGGGCCCAGGTCTTCGTACTGCTCTGGCTATGGTAGCATGCTGAGTCCAGGGGGCCCCGGCTCCCAGCTCTATGGACCCAGGGACGGGTCACCACTCTCCCCTAGCCTCAGGTCTGATCCTCTGGGGAGCCCAGATGGGTTTAGAAAGAACCCCTGTGGCTTCCCTGGAGCCACCAACTCCAGCCCCATCCACGGGGCCAACAGAACGCCTCTCTCCCCACCAGGGATGCTCCTCCACGGTTCTCCGACTGGGACCCAGACGTCCTGCGCTATGGCAGGAAGGACTAGCACACCCCTCTCCCCTACCGCCACTGCCAAAAGCCCAGTCATGATGAAGAAGCCTGTGTGTAACTTCCCCAGATCCCCCAGTATGGATATTTCCATACGACCACCGTTTCACCTCAATACACAGCCCAGCGCCCCACACCCTGGCCCCCCGTCTGCCATACCTCCCTCCTGTACCCTCCAGAAAAAGCAGATGACCTCTGAAAAGGACCCGTTAGGCATCCTAGACCCCATCCCCAGCAAGCCTAGCATCAGTATCAGCCAGACAAACTCCAAAACAAACTCCAACTTCCACCCTAGTGTCCACTCCTCTCAGGTACCAATGATGAATGTAAACATGAACAACCACCCTCCTCCCGCCATTGTCCCCTTGCCAAGCAacctccctctccccactgtcAAACCCGGCCCAGTGGGCCACAGCCATGGAGGTCACATGCAGAGGACTCAACATCAGACCTCCATAACCACCTCCATGCCCCCCTCTCCCGTCACCTCCCCAGTCCACATGTCAGGCCCTGTCCTGGGCAGCAGGATGGAGGCCTCTCCCCAGCGCTCtcgctcctcctccacctcctcggACCATGGGAGCTTTGCCATGCCCTCAGGCCCCAGTCAGGGTCCGTGTGGCGGGATGAAGGCTCCTCCTCGCTCCCCCCGGCCCGCCATGCCCATTAACATGCCCTCCAGCCCCTCCTCTGCCAAGCCTGACTCACACCCACTTCACCAGTACAAAGACCTACCCAGTCAGCTGCTGGTTGAGATGAGTAACCAGAACGCTATCAACACCCAGCACAACAACCCCGGCATGTACCCCCCTGCCACCTCCTCTGGCCCCTCCATCGCTGCTCCTCACCAGGCCCAGAACCAGAAGGGACAGAACCTCCCAGGACTGTTAGGGATGCCCCTCAACCAGATCGTGAACCAGCAGAATGCTGCGTCCTTCCCCGCCAGCAGCCTACTGTCAGCAGCAGCCAAAGCACAGCTAGCAAATCAAAACAAACACGGTGACAACAGCAGTGAGACTGGCAGTAGAGGTGGAGGCCCAGGTAGGGTTGatggtaatggtggtagtagtggagttGGGCATCCCAGTGGCCCTCTCAGCGGCATAGAGAGGCCCAGTAGCAGCACTTTAAACCCCATGCTTCTCCCTAACCCCACCATGCCCTCCATTGCGGATGCAGCAGCAGCAGGGGGCCAGAGCGGTCGGGCTGCCCTCCGGGACAAGCTCATGGcccagcagagagacagaggagacccCCTGCTCCGTAAGCGCAAGCAGCAGCCGCCAGGCCCACCACCGCCCAACAACTCCCTCAACCACCACGACAGCATGGTCTTCAACATGCTCAACAAGTCTCCTAACATGGGTGGAGGTCCAGGTCCCAGGCTACCACTACCAAGCTCAGCAGAACAGCTGAGGAAAGTGGCCCGGCTTGGGGGCCTACAGACCAACACCTCCATGGCCCAGCTGCTTCAGTCCATGAGCAACCACAACAACCACCATAACCAGCACCAAGGCCCTGTAGGCCCCCCAGGACCTGGTCAGATGCACTACAGCGATGTGGCTGGGGTCATGCCTCCTGGAGCCTCCCAGCAGCAGAGCCTACTGGCCCAACAGAGGATGCTAGGCCAAGGGGAGGGTCAAGGTATGTACTGCCGGAGTATAGACTCTGGAGGCCCTCATTCTCACAGCCCTCGGTTCCCAGGGTTGATGAACCAGATCCAGGCCAATTCGTTGGTGAACTGTGGCCCTCTGGGGCCCGGTGGACAAGTGGGCCTTGGCCCAGGGAACATGCCCCTGAGCCACCatcctaacactaacccaccaccaCTGTCCCACCCAAGTCAACATCTACATCCGCAGCatcagcagcagcacagtcaccTTCACGCTGCGCTGGGAAGGACTAGTATGTCAGGAATGACACTCGGCAACAATGATGGGAGTTGTGGTCCAATCATCTCGGAGCCAG GAGACCCATCTAACCTCGTAAACTGCAGCATGACCAGCCTCCAGCCCCACGTCATCAACAGCTCCAGCGGTGGTACCCAGGTGTTCCAGCAGCGTCATGCCCAGCAGCAGCAGCTTCATCAGGGCATTCAGCGGGCCATGCAGGGCCTCCCTCCTGGCTACCAGGGCTCACAGCAACCTGGCTTCCCTGAAAACAACAACTCCTCCAACGCCCACCCTATGGCCTGCCTGTTCCAGAACTTCCAG GGGTGTTTGCCAGACAACAGCATTTCAGTCCCTCACTCACAGATGATCTCTCAGTCTGgtatgacatcacttcctgagTCTCAGGGGATGCTGTCACACACCCAGTTTGGTGTCAGCCAACAGGAGATGCAACAGACTCAGGGAGAGGGGCTTCCCCCAGGGATGCACGGCTCTGATAGGCTACCCAGCGGAGGGGTGGAGTCTGTAGATGCCATCTACAGGGCTGTGGTGGATGCGGCCAGTAAAGGAATGCATGTAGTCATCACCACCACGGTTAGTGGCACTACCCAGTCCAGCCCGGTACCCACTCTCAGCACCATGACTGCCTTCACTAACTCCGTAGGGGAGCCGGTCAGCATCAACCACAACCTCCCTCACAGCCATGCTGCAGTCAGCCATAGTGGCCACCTGGTGGCGCACCAGGAGGGGGAGCAGACACCGACCCTGAGCCAACAGCCCAGACCCAGGCAGGTCAGAGCAGGACGGCCCCGGAAGCACTCTGGTCAGGGGAAGAGTACTGTTAGCATCCCCGAGGGTCAGGGAGCACTTCCAGAGGCCTCCCACCAGGACTACTTCAGATCCCCAGGCCATGGCACCCCCAGGGGGCAGTGGGAAGGCGAGACTGGGTACTCCGGAAGTCTGGACAGAGGTCACACGGCATGGGGCGGTGAGGAGTTCCTAGAGTGCTCCACTCATGTCCGCAGCAGCCCCTGTATGGAGAGACCTGGGAGTCTTGCTCCTGCACCCCCCTGTCCAGCCGACAGCTCCCCCCACGAAGGTCACCACCACTCTCTCCCCGTCCCCTCAGACAAGGCCTTCCTGGAGGATGGATTCAACCGCTTCAACAACTGCAACCGGACGGCCGTGAACATCGTTAACTACAAAGAGAGGTTGGATCAGACTGTGGAGAGATGCGCCCATATGAACGGAGGTGGCGTCGGACCCCCCCAGGTCCAGTTCTCTCTACGGGGGTACGGTGTGTCTGACCCCCTCGGCCCCCCCAGACAGGGGGACCTAACCGGGGACGACCAGTCTCCCAGCTCCTCCACCAGCCTGGAGGGTCCGTTGGTTAAAGAGTACGTGGGCCACTACAACGGTCACTTCAACGGAGGCTGTGTCCCCAGCCCGTCTGACACCAAGTCCCTGAGCAGCGAGGAGGACCTGAGGCAGCCGGACAGCCCATCGTCAGAGATGCTCCACTATAGACCCAGGACGTTTAACATGGGGGATCTGGTCTGGGGACAGGGCTTTAAAGGGTTCCCATCCTGGCCTGGTAAACTGTCAGGGGAGGAGGCGGGGCACAACCATCACCATGGCAGCCTGCAGCTCAGAGAGGACAGCAAG GTGGAGACTGAGAAGCTGAAAACACTGTCACATGACCTAGAGGCCCTTGACAGAGCGACCAAGAGGAACAGAAA AGCTGGGAAGTTGAATAATCATTTAGAAGCTGCTATACATGAGGCCATGAGTGAGCTGGACAAGATGTCAGGGACT GTTCATCAGATCCCttccagagacagacaggtgaagCTGCCCAAGCCCAAGAGGAGAAAGATCTCCAGATAA